From the Primulina tabacum isolate GXHZ01 chromosome 3, ASM2559414v2, whole genome shotgun sequence genome, one window contains:
- the LOC142538790 gene encoding uncharacterized protein At2g29880-like: protein MHIQVILSMGDSREKYNVWTIEESNELLKIMVDAAMRGWRDKNGVFSKKTVEKKILPALNDKIGCAKTITQYQSRLKWFKGRYNSYCKLMRHNSGFGWDPETKKFTANDEVWEDYFKSHPKHEHYRTDTFEDYEDLRIVVGTGTATGKHSIGVGDDTDARKFEIEENRGTSLIDDYVFDHNIGEYFVQSDGQ from the exons ATGCATATTCAAGTAATATTATCAATGGGAGATTCACGAGAAAAATATAATGTGTGGACGATTGAAGAGAGCAATGAATTGCTAAAAATTATGGTTGATGCTGCCATGAGAGGATGGCGTGATAAGAATGGAGTATTTAGCAAAAAAACTGTAGAAAAGAAAATACTTCCCGCTCTGAACGACAAGATTGGGTGTGCAAAAACTATTACACAATATCAAAGTCGTCTAAAGTGGTTCAAAGGAAGATACAACAGTTATTGTAAGCTTATGCGTCATAACTCTGGTTTTGGATGGGATCCTGAGACAAAGAAATTCACGGCTAATGACGAAGTATGGGAAGATTATTTTAAG TCTCACCCTAAACATGAACACTATCGGACAGACACTTTTGAGGATTATGAAGACCTGAGAATTGTGGTTGGGACTGGAACTGCTACAGGAAAACACTCAATTGGAGTAGGAGATGACACTGATGCAAGAAAATTTGAGATAGAAGAAAATAGGGGAACTAGTTTAATAGACGATTATGTGTTTGATCACAACATTGGTGAATATTTCGTGCAAAGCGATGGACAATAA
- the LOC142539201 gene encoding uncharacterized protein LOC142539201 isoform X2 — translation MKGDKMAKRSSFGNMMRRGLSDISNSLPQPKSPVIPDKLPSDATSASEYIDNLVKENMGLIRLIQEKNKILELSGIELQNLKSCLQKMQLQNWNLAQANSQMLAELNLGKDKIKALQHELLCKDALLKTKNLELAGHVETIPRKNELQESKMVAVENGLNKDSELCNANRRRSSRSLSLGSSAVSTQYAEKEGVANKRRRLRRQSASSRIQNQEPSENLFEIDDSKFPISIPSNSPTHILGSSSSSAKKDVIRDDGNESRTLFGRPSRRAAEKVQSYKEIPLNVKMRRSE, via the exons ATGAAAGGTGATAAAATGGCGAAAAGATcttcttttggaaatatgatgAGACGGGGGCTTTCAGATATCAGTAATTCTCTGCCACAGCCTAAATCTCCAGTAATCCCTGATAAATTGCCTTCCGATGCAACTTCCGCTAGTGAATACATAGACAATCTTGTAAAG GAAAATATGGGCTTGATCAGGCttattcaagaaaaaaa TAAAATTTTAGAGTTGAGCGGGATTGAGCTGCAGAATTTAAAGTCATGTCTTCAGAAGATGCAGCTGCAGAATTGGAATCTTGCTCAAGCAAACAGTCAAATGTTAGCG GAACTTAATTTGGGCAAAGACAAG ATAAAAGCATTACAGCACGAGCTTTTGTGTAAGGATGCACTTCTTAAGACGAAGAATTTAGAATTAGCG GGGCATGTAGAAACGATTCCTCGAAAGAATGAGTTGC AGGAATCAAAGATGGTCGCTGTAGAAAATGGATTGAACAAAGATAGTGAACTATGCAATGCCAACAGGAGGCGTTCTTCAAGAAGTCTAT CTTTGGGCAGTTCTGCAGTATCCACACAATATGCTGAAAAGGAAGGGGTAGCAAACAAAAG GCGTCGTCTGAGGAGACAATCTGCAAGTTCAAGAATTCAAAACCAAGAACCATCTGAGAATTTGTTTGAGATTGATGATAGCAAGTTTCCAATATCTATACCATCAAATTCTCCAACACATATTCTCGGATCGTCCTCTTCTTCTGCCAAAAAAGACGTGATTAGGGATGATGGCAATGAATCAAGAACATTGTTTGGGAGACCTTCTCGTAGAGCTGCTGAAAAGGTTCAATCCTACAAGGAAATCCCTCTCAATGTCAAGATGAGGAGATCAGAATGA
- the LOC142539201 gene encoding uncharacterized protein LOC142539201 isoform X1, whose product MKGDKMAKRSSFGNMMRRGLSDISNSLPQPKSPVIPDKLPSDATSASEYIDNLVKENMGLIRLIQEKNKILELSGIELQNLKSCLQKMQLQNWNLAQANSQMLAELNLGKDKIKALQHELLCKDALLKTKNLELAGHVETIPRKNELLQESKMVAVENGLNKDSELCNANRRRSSRSLSLGSSAVSTQYAEKEGVANKRRRLRRQSASSRIQNQEPSENLFEIDDSKFPISIPSNSPTHILGSSSSSAKKDVIRDDGNESRTLFGRPSRRAAEKVQSYKEIPLNVKMRRSE is encoded by the exons ATGAAAGGTGATAAAATGGCGAAAAGATcttcttttggaaatatgatgAGACGGGGGCTTTCAGATATCAGTAATTCTCTGCCACAGCCTAAATCTCCAGTAATCCCTGATAAATTGCCTTCCGATGCAACTTCCGCTAGTGAATACATAGACAATCTTGTAAAG GAAAATATGGGCTTGATCAGGCttattcaagaaaaaaa TAAAATTTTAGAGTTGAGCGGGATTGAGCTGCAGAATTTAAAGTCATGTCTTCAGAAGATGCAGCTGCAGAATTGGAATCTTGCTCAAGCAAACAGTCAAATGTTAGCG GAACTTAATTTGGGCAAAGACAAG ATAAAAGCATTACAGCACGAGCTTTTGTGTAAGGATGCACTTCTTAAGACGAAGAATTTAGAATTAGCG GGGCATGTAGAAACGATTCCTCGAAAGAATGAGTTGCTGCAG GAATCAAAGATGGTCGCTGTAGAAAATGGATTGAACAAAGATAGTGAACTATGCAATGCCAACAGGAGGCGTTCTTCAAGAAGTCTAT CTTTGGGCAGTTCTGCAGTATCCACACAATATGCTGAAAAGGAAGGGGTAGCAAACAAAAG GCGTCGTCTGAGGAGACAATCTGCAAGTTCAAGAATTCAAAACCAAGAACCATCTGAGAATTTGTTTGAGATTGATGATAGCAAGTTTCCAATATCTATACCATCAAATTCTCCAACACATATTCTCGGATCGTCCTCTTCTTCTGCCAAAAAAGACGTGATTAGGGATGATGGCAATGAATCAAGAACATTGTTTGGGAGACCTTCTCGTAGAGCTGCTGAAAAGGTTCAATCCTACAAGGAAATCCCTCTCAATGTCAAGATGAGGAGATCAGAATGA